Proteins found in one Venturia canescens isolate UGA chromosome 6, ASM1945775v1, whole genome shotgun sequence genomic segment:
- the MBD-like gene encoding methyl-CpG-binding domain protein 2 isoform X2, which produces MNMSVEKKKYPSALPTNWPTRDDSVRNKPQNQVPATPKVDVYSYYSRGVRNNLSLQPPIRQTASIFKQPVTIYKTQEGKVKDIKHGNQEKPKQLFWEKRLEGMRACDPDGYEFEAMDLPKTLKPVGPYITEETLLQSVATALHLSSQPVTGQTQSKSNLEKNPGVFLNPDQPLIQAVSIMDEDIKKQEDRVAVARKKLEDALRAISATL; this is translated from the exons ATGAATATGTCagtcgagaagaaaaaatatcccTCGGCACTACCAACAAATTGGCCGACCAGAGATGATTCCGTAAGAAATAAACCACAAAATCAAGTTCCAGCAACACCGAAAGTTGACGTTTACAGTTATTACAG CCGTGGTGTGAgaaataatttgtctctcCAGCCACCGATTCGACAGAcagcttcaattttcaaacaacCTGTAACCATTTACAAAACTCAGGAAGGAAAAGTAAAAGACATAAAGCATGGAAACCAGGAAAAACCAAAACAG TTGTTCTGGGAGAAACGTTTGGAGGGTATGAGAGCTTGTGATCCTGACGGTTATGAGTTCGAAGCAATGGATCTCCCAAAAACATTGAAACCTGTTGGCCCTTACATCACCGAAGAGACTCTTTTACAAAGTGTTGCTACAGCTTTACACCTATCCTCGCAGCCTGTCACCGGACAAACACAATCGAAATCTAATCTTGAGAAAAATCCTGGTGTATTTCTCAATCCGGATCAACCTCTCATTCAG GCTGTTTCAATAATGGACGAAGACATCAAAAAGCAAGAAGATCGAGTGGCAGTAGCAAGAAAAAAGCTTGAAGATGCGTTACGAGCAATATCTGCAacgctgtaa
- the MBD-like gene encoding methyl-CpG-binding domain protein 2 isoform X1, with the protein MNMSVEKKKYPSALPTNWPTRDDSVRNKPQNQVPATPKVDVYSYYSRGVRNNLSLQPPIRQTASIFKQPVTIYKTQEGKVKDIKHGNQEKPKQEGAEKTDGKYGSQDKPKQLFWEKRLEGMRACDPDGYEFEAMDLPKTLKPVGPYITEETLLQSVATALHLSSQPVTGQTQSKSNLEKNPGVFLNPDQPLIQAVSIMDEDIKKQEDRVAVARKKLEDALRAISATL; encoded by the exons ATGAATATGTCagtcgagaagaaaaaatatcccTCGGCACTACCAACAAATTGGCCGACCAGAGATGATTCCGTAAGAAATAAACCACAAAATCAAGTTCCAGCAACACCGAAAGTTGACGTTTACAGTTATTACAG CCGTGGTGTGAgaaataatttgtctctcCAGCCACCGATTCGACAGAcagcttcaattttcaaacaacCTGTAACCATTTACAAAACTCAGGAAGGAAAAGTAAAAGACATAAAGCATGGAAACCAGGAAAAACCAAAACAG GAGGGAGCTGAGAAAACAGATGGCAAGTATGGCTCTCAAGATAAACCTAAACAG TTGTTCTGGGAGAAACGTTTGGAGGGTATGAGAGCTTGTGATCCTGACGGTTATGAGTTCGAAGCAATGGATCTCCCAAAAACATTGAAACCTGTTGGCCCTTACATCACCGAAGAGACTCTTTTACAAAGTGTTGCTACAGCTTTACACCTATCCTCGCAGCCTGTCACCGGACAAACACAATCGAAATCTAATCTTGAGAAAAATCCTGGTGTATTTCTCAATCCGGATCAACCTCTCATTCAG GCTGTTTCAATAATGGACGAAGACATCAAAAAGCAAGAAGATCGAGTGGCAGTAGCAAGAAAAAAGCTTGAAGATGCGTTACGAGCAATATCTGCAacgctgtaa